The region TAAAACACAAATAAAATAGCATGGAATTAGTATTATCTTGGGACTTATTTATAACAATTTTCTTCGCCATAATCGTGGCTTACAGTTTTATAGTTGGCAAAAATCAAACTATCAAAGTTGTGCTATGCGCATACCTGGCGATTCTTTTTTCAGATGGTATTGGGAACTTAGTAGAATCTCATTTAAGTGGTAAAAGTCCACTTTTGGATATATTGATTCGATATGCCGGAGAGGATATTTTTGTGATCGGAAAAGTGCTTTTATTCGTTTTTACGATTGTATTTCTTACCGTAAGAGGAGGTTTTTCTATAGATATGCCTGAAGAAAGAGGCTTTGTTAAATTGGTCACTACTTTCTTATTTGGAGTTATGAGCGCCGGATTGATAGTTAGCACGATTTTGATGTTCGTTTCCGGATACTCTTTGATAGTTGGAGGGCCTGTCGTCGATGCCTCTACCATAGCGGAAATCCGTAACCAATCACAACTTGTTGGGCTTATGGTAGACCATTATAACTGGTGGTTCTCCCTCCCCGCATTAACATTCTTTATATTTAGCTTGATTCGAGGTACCGCGGACGAGATTTAATACCCATCTGAATTAAGCTTGCATTTCGAATGAATATGCATAAAATGTCAAAGCGTTTTATCGTCGCCTTAGCGTGGCTTACTACATTCGTGGGTTGATAGCTCAGTCGGTAGAGCAACGGCCTTTTAAGCCGCTGGTCCCGGGTTCGAATCCCGGTCAACCCACCATTTTGTCACTTGCTTAATACAAAAATAAAATGGAAATACTACTTTGGTTCGGAGGACTGTTTCTAAGCCTTGGGGTACTCGTAAAATCCTCAGATGCTTTTACTGAATATGCGGAAAGGCTTGGTAAGAACATCGGGCTAAGTCCATTTATTATCGGTGCGACAATAGTAAGTGTTGGGACTTCTATGCCGGAAATGATCACATCCTTGATCGCCTCCCTTAGTGGAGAGCCCGAGCTCGCGGCGTTTGCTATAGACAATATTATCGGTTCAAATATTGCGAATGCATTACTGGTCATTGGACTATCTGCAATAATTGTAAAAGGCCTTAATATATCAAAAGTGCTGATAGATGTAGACCTCCCCTTTTTATTTATAGCGAGCTCGTTATTTATTCTACTTATTATGGATGGGGATTTCACATGGAAAGATGGGATTATCTCAAGTGCACTTGCAATAATATTCTTATTGTACACACTCGGTGAAGAGGAGCGAATCGCTAAAGAGATAGACCCTGAGCCGCGCATGTTGCGAATCTTTCACTTCCATAGGAAGGAGTCAACCGGACTACTAATAACTCTTATCGTTCTTTCCGCAGGATTTATATTTGTAGGAGGTAAAGGTACCGTGGACGCAGTGTTGAGAATCTCAGAATTACTACATTGGGATTCAAGCTTGTTAACATTAATTATCGTTGCGCTCGGAACATCGTTACCTGAGATAGTTGTGTCTGTCGTAGCGGCCTTAAAAGGCAATCATGCTATCGCAATTGGAAATGCGTTCGGATCAAATATTTTCAATGTTTTGCTTGTCAGCTCTGTACCTAGCTTCTTCACCACACTTACAGTATCTGATTTAAGTTTAAGAATCGGTATACCTTTTTTCATCGTCGCATCACTAGCTTGCATGTTCACAACTCTCGATAACAAGGTTAGGTTCTGGGAGGGCTGGGGGCTACTCGTGCTATACGGAGCCTTCGTGGCCGCTGCTATCGGGTTAATTTAATATCAAGTTACTTATCTACGCAAAAATTCCCCTTGATTAATCAAGACGTGTTATCTATAAATAGACCCTGAACGTTCGATTAGTCAGGCTGATTAATCGAACCCCATAAATAAAAACACATATGGTCGCTCAGATACTCACTATCCAAGAAGCTTCAAAATTGAGTCAAAAATCAACTCAAACTATTCGTCGACTTATCAAGACGAATAAAATTAAATGTAAAAGGAAGCGTACTCCACAAGGATTTAATTATGAAATTAATAAGGATAGCTTGATAAAATGCTTCGGGCTTACTATCGAAGAAGTGAAAGAAACTAACAAAAAAACTTCAAAAGATAATGATATTTTTGAGCTTGGCATAGAACCTGACGTCGTCCGATCAAAACGTCAAAAAAAATCCATACTTGAAGATATGGCGATCCCTGTAGAAGCTGCTGAGGCTGTGTTTGAGGGCATAAGTATAGAAGAAACCTTGGAAGCTGAAAGCAATTCTTCTGAAGAAGTTGAGGGAGAAGTTACAAACAACAATTCAAACAGAGCCTCAAAAGAAGCTTTGCAATTTACCGCTATATTGCAACAAATGATGAATCAACACCAAGAGGATAAAGATCGTCTTTTTGCCTTGGTTGAACAATTCCAAAAAAGAACTCTAATCTTGGAGGAGCGGATTAAACGCCTAGAAGCTCCGAAAAGACCTTGGTGGAAGAAAATATGGTAGAAGATTTAGGCTTCGCGAAAAAGAGCTGGTTTTTTTAGTGATTTTCCATTGCGAATTATTCCGGAGTTGCTATTTTATAGGCTGACCACCTGACAGTATCCGTTTAATCCTCTCAAAATGGGCATTTTACAAACTATCAAGGAGAAATTTCAAGAAAGAGAAAAGATAAGCTCTGTGAAAAGAGAGCTTAATTTGAGTATAAATGCAGAGCTGGCTGATATTGGGAAGGTCGGGAACGATTTATCAAATCAAATAACATCTAATTTAAATACGGAAATGAAGTATATTTATTCATTCGCAGAAGGATCAAAAGAAATGAAAGATTTGTTAGGCGGGAAGGGAGCGAATCTAGCTGAAATGAAACGCCTCAATCTACCTGTCCCTGACGGATTTACCATAACTACTGAAACGTGTAATTTTTTCCTTGAAAAAGACGCATATCCGGAAGGATTTCACGAGGAAATGGCGGAGATGCTTGCAGAAGTTGAATCAAATATGGGTAAGAAATTCGGTGATAATGAAAATCCATTGCTTGTTTCTGTGCGTTCAGGGGCGAGGATTTCTATGCCGGGAATGATGGATACTGTTCTTAATTTGGGGCTTAATGATGAGACTATTCAAGGTTTGATTAATCAAACCGGAAATCCGAGATTCGCGTATGATTCATATAGAAGGTTCATACAAATGTTTTCAAATGTCGTGCTTGGATTGGAACATTCAAAGTTTGAGCATGCGCTGGAAGCGCTAAAAGAGGAGCGAGGGGTCGGGAGCGACACCGAGCTATCAGCTGAAGATCTAAAAGGGCTCGTCGTTTTTTACAAAGAAATTGTTTTACAAGAGACCGGTGAGCCTTTTCCAACTGAACCGATTAAGCAACTTTCAAAGGCTATCGAAGCTGTTTTTAATTCATGGAATAGTGGTCGGGCAATCGCATACAGAAAGATTAACTCTATTCCGGATCACATAGGGACGGCTGTAAATGTTCAATCTATGGTGTACGGAAACAAAGGAGACACATCCGGTACCGGAGTTGCTTTTACAAGAAACCCATCTACCGGAGAAAAGAAATTTTATGGTGAATTTTTGATGAATGCACAAGGTGAAGATGTAGTTGCCGGTATTAGAACTCCACAAAAAATTGAGCAATTAAAAGAGGTGATGCCTGAAGTTTATGCTGAGCTAATAGATATAAAAGATCGTTTAGAACAACATTATCACGACATGCAAGATATCGAGTTTACTATCGAAGAAGGAAAATTGTATTTTTTGCAAACCAGAACCGGTAAGAGGACTGCACAGGCGGCTCTAAGAATCGCTGTTGACATGGTAAATGAAGGTTTGATCTCAAAAGAAGATGCCGTGATGAGGCAGGATCCAAATATGATAAATACATTACTACATCCGTCTATTGATAAATCAGTCTCATTTGAAGTCATAGCAAAAGGGCTTCCTGCTTCACCGGGGGCCGCCTGCGGAGTTGTTGTTTTTGACTCTGAAGATGCTGTTGAAAAAACAGAGAATCAAGATTTGAAAGTGATTTTAGTTCGAAGAG is a window of Candidatus Peregrinibacteria bacterium DNA encoding:
- a CDS encoding calcium/sodium antiporter; this encodes MEILLWFGGLFLSLGVLVKSSDAFTEYAERLGKNIGLSPFIIGATIVSVGTSMPEMITSLIASLSGEPELAAFAIDNIIGSNIANALLVIGLSAIIVKGLNISKVLIDVDLPFLFIASSLFILLIMDGDFTWKDGIISSALAIIFLLYTLGEEERIAKEIDPEPRMLRIFHFHRKESTGLLITLIVLSAGFIFVGGKGTVDAVLRISELLHWDSSLLTLIIVALGTSLPEIVVSVVAALKGNHAIAIGNAFGSNIFNVLLVSSVPSFFTTLTVSDLSLRIGIPFFIVASLACMFTTLDNKVRFWEGWGLLVLYGAFVAAAIGLI